The Paenarthrobacter aurescens region TCGATGGTGAAGTTAACTGAAGAGCTGTCCAATACGTGCGCCATAGTCCCTTAAGCTTGGCAGATTTTTACTCAGCATTGGGCCACTGTTCCATGCGAAATCAGGCATGTGTCCACTGACCATCGCCTGCAGTCCATCTTGTGGCCATGTCCCGGTCATCACTCGAGGGCAAGAGTCGTTAGAGTGGACCTCATGGCCAACCCGATCCCGAGCGCTCCTGGCAGGAGGACAAACGCACCGTTGCCGTCGGCAATCGGTGCTCACGTCGCGCCTGCCCAGCAGCACCCGGTGCAGGCCTCGCTTCCCACTGTGGAGGAAGTTTCAGCCGGTGGCGTTGTAGTAGACACGTCCGACGGCGAACTCCGGGTTGCGATCATCGCCCGCCTTAATAGGGGTGGCCGGCTTGAATGGTGCCTCCCGAAGGGACATCCGGAAGGCCGGGAGAACAATGAGGAAGCCGCTGTCCGCGAGATTGCCGAGGAAACCGGGATCGAAGGCAGCATCCTGGCCCCCTTGGGCAGCATCGACTACTGGTTCACCGTGAGTGGCCACCGCGTCCACAAAACCGTGCACCATTTCCTGCTCCGGGCAACGGGTGGCGAGCTCACAATCGAGAATGATCCGGACCAGGAAGCCGTGGACGCCGCATGGGTCCCCATCCAGGAACTGGCCCGGAAATTGTCCTTCCCGAATGAACGCCGCATTGCCGATTTGGCGCGGGAAGTGTTGCCCGAACATCTCTGACCCGGCTGCATGGGACGATTAAGGCGATGTCTGAAGCCAAAACAACCCAGTCCGTTCAGTCCGGAGAAGCACGTTCCAGCGCCATCATGGCAGCAGGAACCCTCGTTTCCCGGTTCCTTGGCTTCGCCAAAACGTGGATGCTCGGCGCCGCCCTCGGCCTGGGCTCCACCATCAATGACACGTTCATCAACGCGAACAACCTGCCCAACCTGATCTTCCTGCTGGTTGCCGGCGGCGTGTTCAACGCGGTCCTTGTCCCGCAGATCATCAAAGCCAGCAAAGCCCCGGACCGTGGTGCGGACTACATCAGCCGCCTGCTGACACTGGCAGTCCTGGTGCTTCTGGCACTCACGGCGCTGGTGACACTCGCCGCGCCCCTGGTCATAGACCTCACCACCCAGGGCTACTCCGAGCAACAGAAAGCCCTGGCAGTCACTTTCGCCTTCTGGTGCCTGCCGCAGATCTTCTTCTACGGGCTCTATGCCCTCCTCACGCAGGTGCTGAACGCCCACGGAGCGTTCGGGCCCGCCATGTGGGCCCCCATCCTGAACAACCTGGTGGCCATCGCCGGTCTGGGCATGTTCATTTGGATCCTCGGCGAGAACGTTTACAACCCGCACACCTTGGACAATTGGGGCCCCACCCAGACGCTCCTGATCGCCGGTTTCTCCACGTTTGGTGTGGTGGCCCAAACCGCCATCCTGCTGATTCCGGTCTTCCGTTTGCGCCTCGGACTGCGCCCCCGGTTCGGTTGGCGCGGCGTTGGACTTGGCCAGGCCGCGAAGCTGAGCGTCTGGACGTTGGCCACTGCCGCCGTCGGGCAGTTGGCGTTCCTGTACGTCATGAGGATCGCCACCATTCCCGGTGCTGAACGCCTTCGCCTGGACAATGCGGGGGACAAGGCCGCCGCGGCTGTCCTTCCCGGTAACGCCGTCCTGGAAGTCGCGAGCCAGCTGTACCTGCTGCCGCACTCCATCATCGCCCTGTCACTGGCAACGGTCCTCTTCAACCGCATGACACGTGCCTCGCAGGACGGCAACAAAGCCGAGCTGCGCGACGCCCTTTCCCACGGTCTTCGCACCATGGCCGTGGCCACAGTTTTCGGCGCCCTGGCCCTGTTTGCGCTGGCCGGGCCGTTGGGCATGTTCTTCTCCGGCGGTGAGCCGCAGGACGGCGTCATGCTGGCCCAGACACTGACCATCCTTGCCCTCAGCACTCCTTTCCTGAGTGCCAACTTCATGATGTCCCGCGTGTTCTACGCCAACGAGGACGCCCGCACGCCCCTGTATGTTCAGCTGTGGCTGGCCGTCATATACGTGGTGGGCGCGTTCTTCATCCAGTTCCTCCCCGTGGGCCAGATCATCTATGCGATCGCCATTCTCTACACGCTGGGCAACATCCTTTCCGTAGTCATCAGCGTGGTGTTCCTGCGCCGCCTCCTGGGTCACCTCGACGGTCCCCGGATCGCCAACTCCTACATCCGGATGGGGTACGCGGGCCTGGGTTCTGCGCTGGCTGGCGCAGGAGCCCTGTGGCTTCTGGGCAGCTACCGTGCCGACGGTTTCGCATGGAGCAGCCGCCCTGCCGCTTTGGTGACGGTAGTCGTCGTCGGGCCGGTCATGCTGCTTGCGTACCTGGTCCTCCTGCGCGTCTTCCACGTCACCGAGTTGCGTGACCTCCTGCGGCCGCTCATGGGTCGCCTGGGTAGGGGCATCCCCGCGCCTGCCGGCGCCCCCGCGGAACCCACGACGCCGGCACGCGCCACGGTCTCGGACGATACCGGTCTGATTCCGCGCATCTCCGGAGAGTTCGATGCTGCCTCGTTCAGGGCCGGACCGGCCCTTGCACCCCAGCGCTCCAACCACCCCTCCGAGCCGTCCGCTGAGCACCTACCCGAGGCACCCAAGACGTACTTGCCTGAGGAAGATGCACCCAGCACGGCTCGTGGCGGCAAGTTCAAACCCCAGGTCCCGCTTCCGGGCCGTCGCACGTACCAGGGCGACGCCGGACAGAATCCGTACTTCCCCACACGTGGCAACCACAAGAAGTAGGCCGGTGCCGCCAACGTGGGCGGCGGGCCTCAATCCGCTAGGCTAGAAACGAATATAGGTAGTTGCAAAAGAGGTTCAACCGGCCAGCCGGGTGAGCCGGAAGCAGGACCGCAGCTCCCGGACAGCCTAGGAGGAACACGTGTCCCACCCGATCGACGTCGGATCAGTACTTGGCGGCCGCTACAAGGTCACGGCCAATGTATTGACCTCGCATGACCAAGATCAGGTGCTCGACGGCGTGGACCAGGTCCTCAACCGTCCCGTGAGCATCCTTGTTGCCGGTCCCGGAAATGCCGAGCAGGTGGCCCAGAGCGCCCGCGAAGTAGCCACAGGGGAGCGGCCGGGCCACGTTCAGATCCTGGACCTTGGCATCAGCGAAAACACCACCTACCTGATCACCAACCACAGCACCGCACCGGACCTCCTGGACCTGGTGGTAGCCACCAACCCGCCGTACATTGAGCCCTTCTTTACGGAGACGCTCGGCAGCGAGATCTTCGGCCAGCCGCGTACCTACGAGCCCGAGACGTACGACGGCCTGTATGAGGATGACGAGCACGACGCCGAGTACATCCAGTACGACGAAAACGGCTACCCCATCCCGTCGGAATATGACGAGCCTGCGTCCGAGCCCGCCACACCCGCACGCACCGCGCCGCACGTGCCGCCTATGCCTTCTTCCAGCCCGTCTGCGCCCAAGAGCGGCATAGCAGGCAAGCTGGCTGCAGCGGCTGCCGGCGCGGGAGCAGCGGGTATTGCCGCCGCCGCTGCACTGAAGAACTCCAGCTCCAAGAACAACGACGCCGGTGCTGGCGCCGCTTCCACGGACGCCGCTTCCGGCGGTGGAGCCTCACCTGCTGCTGCGTCCCAGCCACCTACGCAGGCCGTTTCTTCGCAGCCGATCAGCCGCGAGCCTGCTGCACCGGAGCCTTCGATCCGCGAATCAGCCAGCCGGGAATCTGCAAGCCGGGAATCTGCAAGCCGTGATTCGGCCGGACGCGATTCGGCTGCGGAGCCGAAGGTTTCAC contains the following coding sequences:
- a CDS encoding NUDIX hydrolase: MPSAIGAHVAPAQQHPVQASLPTVEEVSAGGVVVDTSDGELRVAIIARLNRGGRLEWCLPKGHPEGRENNEEAAVREIAEETGIEGSILAPLGSIDYWFTVSGHRVHKTVHHFLLRATGGELTIENDPDQEAVDAAWVPIQELARKLSFPNERRIADLAREVLPEHL
- the murJ gene encoding murein biosynthesis integral membrane protein MurJ produces the protein MSEAKTTQSVQSGEARSSAIMAAGTLVSRFLGFAKTWMLGAALGLGSTINDTFINANNLPNLIFLLVAGGVFNAVLVPQIIKASKAPDRGADYISRLLTLAVLVLLALTALVTLAAPLVIDLTTQGYSEQQKALAVTFAFWCLPQIFFYGLYALLTQVLNAHGAFGPAMWAPILNNLVAIAGLGMFIWILGENVYNPHTLDNWGPTQTLLIAGFSTFGVVAQTAILLIPVFRLRLGLRPRFGWRGVGLGQAAKLSVWTLATAAVGQLAFLYVMRIATIPGAERLRLDNAGDKAAAAVLPGNAVLEVASQLYLLPHSIIALSLATVLFNRMTRASQDGNKAELRDALSHGLRTMAVATVFGALALFALAGPLGMFFSGGEPQDGVMLAQTLTILALSTPFLSANFMMSRVFYANEDARTPLYVQLWLAVIYVVGAFFIQFLPVGQIIYAIAILYTLGNILSVVISVVFLRRLLGHLDGPRIANSYIRMGYAGLGSALAGAGALWLLGSYRADGFAWSSRPAALVTVVVVGPVMLLAYLVLLRVFHVTELRDLLRPLMGRLGRGIPAPAGAPAEPTTPARATVSDDTGLIPRISGEFDAASFRAGPALAPQRSNHPSEPSAEHLPEAPKTYLPEEDAPSTARGGKFKPQVPLPGRRTYQGDAGQNPYFPTRGNHKK
- a CDS encoding ABC transporter substrate-binding protein, which produces MSHPIDVGSVLGGRYKVTANVLTSHDQDQVLDGVDQVLNRPVSILVAGPGNAEQVAQSAREVATGERPGHVQILDLGISENTTYLITNHSTAPDLLDLVVATNPPYIEPFFTETLGSEIFGQPRTYEPETYDGLYEDDEHDAEYIQYDENGYPIPSEYDEPASEPATPARTAPHVPPMPSSSPSAPKSGIAGKLAAAAAGAGAAGIAAAAALKNSSSKNNDAGAGAASTDAASGGGASPAAASQPPTQAVSSQPISREPAAPEPSIRESASRESASRESASRDSAGRDSAAEPKVSLWSEEDYGFRDRGAGAAAGAAASAGAGGLGNRGNDSTFDRNASNFPASSAATGNYGDEYAEEEVYEDEAPEKEPRSLRWLVGGLLAAVLVVGLVLAVTNLGSLLPSGTPAATQSTPAPQTTPAETEEPAPTEAPAPATPPEIEEITRLGDFPFAATYDKDLAKAFDGNAASYWSYMEFATADWGGLAKEVPLMIKLKEATEVKSVVLNQLGGSGGSISVYTNDRPAMDGAKLVGTNSFTSPELTMPLAAPTQAQYVMVVITTLPKLAAPKTQYGFGLRLAEVTVQ